The Montipora capricornis isolate CH-2021 chromosome 6, ASM3666992v2, whole genome shotgun sequence genome has a window encoding:
- the LOC138052235 gene encoding protein mono-ADP-ribosyltransferase PARP12-like, with translation MDARMVQQALEELIEVLIQEDGRDLELNQVVLKLSVPTRILVSKFGASEFVKQFPTLLALSSTTDGKKAKVMVKLNVPLEFCPQAEEKGECVQRGCMRLHLCPFFIKDRCKFGLKCNRSHNLSDEHTVRVLNNFRLGFLLNGPSSEDTLRKLLNLIDVKSEIQRAASRRSVPVICKFYNKAVCTKGNNCPCLHVCEHFVDGDCKFGKNCKREHNFSDEHNRRVLKEYDLRDPQIILQCLKGRAKERTASGSDVEKPAISTRPVSATSNILQALSPIHNTEEKDTEICGFNLRGKCHYDGKCVHQHTELPYLWEFSVRGDDEWESFSSDLNTMLEHAYCDVSKDSYKVAMRGIPHEVKFQDMTAVPILPIKSLYSMRVRRLSTVSSVVAPAGHIFSTRWNWYWQDENRMWQSYDTPGDGHAVNTTSSICLEKDYVAGNEKHSFSASHHSYTLYFKRMYQQNDVHKTKRPVRRRPADLVTKQNMKELAQKRRATVLHRPRSASATSDSEGPPLHWTAMSDGNDYMRVPLTTISDEYKKAEKMFLETMEGKHNIIKIERVQNLDLWTPYIQRKTHIAKKSGKQPEERQLFHGTNKETVEAICQQGFDWRMCGKHGTRFGKGTYFACKANYSHCYTLKQDSSRGYRQMFLAKVVVGSYTVGDGSLCRPPPKDPKDPYVLYDSCCDNARNPAIFVVFENNQSYPEFLITYT, from the exons ATGGATGCGAGAATGGTACAACAAGCGCTTGAAGAGTTGATAGAAGTTTTAATACAAGAAGACGGTAGGGACTTAGAACTCAACCAAGTAGTATTAAAACTTTCTGTTCCAACCCGCATACTTGTATCAAAGTTTGGAGCATCGGAATTCGTGAAACAGTTCCCAACCCTGTTGGCTTTGAGTTCCACTACGGACGGCAAGAAAGCGAAAGTGATGGTTAAACTCAACGTTCCCTTAGAGTTTTGTCCCCAGGCTGAAGAGAAGGGTGAATGTGTACAAAGAGGGTGTATGCGGCTGCATTTATGCCCTTTTTTTATCAAAGACAGATGCAAATTTGGCCTTAAGTGCAACAGATCGCACAATCTTAGTGATGAACATACAGTTCGAGTTTTAAATAACTTTCGTCTGGGTTTCTTGTTGAATGGACCTTCCTCAGAGGACACTCTCCGAAAACTGCTGAATCTGATTGATGTCAAGAGTGAAATTCAGAGAGCAGCCTCGCGTCGGTCGGTGCCAGTAATATGCAAATTCTACAACAAAGCAGTTTGTACGAAAGGAAATAATTGCCCGTGTTTGCATGTTTGCGAGCACTTTGTTGATGGCGATTGCAAATTCGGTAAGAATTGCAAGAGGGAGCATAATTTTTCTGATGAACACAATAGAAGAGTGTTAAAAGAATATGACCTCCGTGATCCTCAAATCATTCTTCAATGCTTGAAAGGACGAGCAAAGGAGCGAACTGCCAGCGGTTCTGATGTTGAGAAGCCTGCTATCAGTACAAGGCCGGTTTCAGCGACGTCAAATATCCTCCAGGCCCTGTCCCCTATCCATAACACTGAAGAGAAAGATACTGAGATTTGTGGATTCAATCTCCGTGGCAAATGCCACTATGACGGCAAATGTGTCCACCAGCACACGGAGTTACCTTATCTCTGGGAATTCTCTGTCAGAGGTGATGACGAGTGGGAGAGTTTTTCAAGTGATCTGAATACAATGTTGGAGCATGCATATTGTGACGTTAGCAAAGACAGCTATAAAGTGGCAATGAGGGGCATTCCACATGAAGTCAAGTTTCAAGACATGACAGCTGTACCAATTCTGCCAATTAAATCACTGTACA GCATGAGAGTTCGCAGACTTTCCACTGTATCATCAGTTGTTGCTCCAGCAGGTCACATATTCAGCACCAGGTGGAATTGGTACTGGCAAGATGAGAATCGTATGTGGCAGTCATATGACACCCCAGGGGATGGACATGCTGTAAACACAACCAGCAGCATATGCCTTGAAAAGGACTATGTGGCAG gaaatgaaaaacattcCTTCAGTGCATCCCATCACAGTTACACTCTGTACTTCAAAAGAATGTATCAACAGAATGATGTGCACAAAACCAAACGACCTGTCAGACGGAGGCCTGCTGACCTagtcacaaaacaaaacatgaagGAATTGGCTCAAAA GCGACGCGCTACTGTCTTGCATCGACCAAGATCAGCCTCAGCAACTTCTGATTCAGAAGGTCCACCATTGCACTGGACCGCGATGTCTGATGGTAATGACTATATGCGTGTGCCGCTAACAACCATCTCTGACGAATACAAGAAAGCAGAGAAGATGTTTCTTGAGACCATGGAAGGCAAACACAACATTATTAAAATTGAACGTGTACAAAATCTGGATTTATGGACTCCATATATTCA ACGGAAAACCCACATAGCTAAGAAATCTGGTAAACAACCTGAAGAGCGGCAGTTATTTCATGGCACAAATAAGGAAACCGTGGAGGCCATCTGCCAGCAGGGTTTTGACTGGAGAATGTGTGGTAAGCATGGCACACGGTTCGGGAAAGGAACCTACTTTGCTTGtaaagcaaactactcacacTGCTACACATTGAAGCAAGATTCATCAAGGGGTTATAGGCAGATGTTCCTAGCTAAGGTGGTGGTAGGTTCCTACACCGTTGGTGACGGTTCACTTTGTCGCCCACCTCCCAAAGATCCAAAAGACCCATATGTCCTGTATGATTCATGCTGTGATAATGCGAGGAATCCTGCAATTTTTGTTGTATTTGAAAATAACCAATCATACCCCGAATTTCTAATCACTTACACTTGA
- the LOC138053981 gene encoding uncharacterized protein — MAVKLVQVQQALKEFIGVLIQEDGGQLELNHAILKLSFPTRGLVSEFGASEFVKKFPTLFALSSTTDGKKVKVMVKLNVPLEFCSQAGEKGGCLQGGCMQLHLCPYFIKDKCIFGRKCKRSHNLRDEHTVLVLHHFRLGFLCNGHSSEDTLRKLLNLIVDKSEIQRAASGRLVPEICKFYNKAVCTKVLFRPINVLF, encoded by the coding sequence ATGGCGGTGAAATTGGTACAAGTACAACAAGCGCTTAAAGAGTTCATAGGAGTTTTGATACAAGAAGACGGTGGACAGTTAGAACTCAACCATGCAATATTGAAACTTTCTTTTCCAACCCGCGGACTTGTATCAGAGTTTGGAGCATCGGAATTCGTGAAAAAGTTCCCAACTCTGTTCGCTTTGAGTTCCACTACGGACGGCAAGAAAGTGAAAGTGATGGTTAAACTCAACGTTCCCTTAGAGTTTTGTTCCCAGGCTGGAGAGAAGGGTGGATGTTTACAAGGAGGGTGTATGCAGCTGCATTTATGCCCTTATTTTATCAAAGACAAATGCATATTTGGGCGCAAATGCAAAAGATCGCACAATCTTAGAGACGAACATACAGTTCTCGTTTTACATCACTTCCGTCTGGGTTTCTTGTGTAATGGACATTCCTCAGAGGACACTCTCCGAAAACTACTGAATCTGATTGTCGACAAGAGTGAAATTCAGAGAGCAGCCTCGGGTCGGTTGGTGccagaaatatgcaaattctaCAACAAAGCAGTTTGTACGAAAGTGTtatttaggccaatcaatgtgttattttaa
- the LOC138053982 gene encoding testis-specific gene A8 protein-like, whose amino-acid sequence MRSSLFFQTSDRESVTAPQATKASEASKAPQASKAPDASKAPQASKAPDASKAPQASKAPDAIKAPQASKAPDAGKAPQASKAPRTSKEPKASKAPKAGKAPQASKAPQTRKAPQASKAWKASKAPQAS is encoded by the exons ATGAGGTCttcgcttttctttcaaacatcagaccgag AAAGTGTTACAGCACCTCAAGCAACAAAAGCATCggaagcaagcaaagcaccccaagcaagcaaagcacccgatgcaagcaaagcaccccaagcaagcaaagcacccgatgcaagcaaagcaccccaagcaagcaaagcacccgaTGCAatcaaagcacctcaagcaagcaaagcacccgaTGCAggcaaagcaccccaagcaagcaaagcacctcgaACAAGCAAAGAAcccaaagcaagcaaagcacccaaAGCAggcaaagcaccccaagcaagcaaGGCACCTCAAACAAGGAAGGcccctcaagcaagcaaagcatggaaagcaagcaaagcaccccaagcaagctAA
- the LOC138053983 gene encoding testis-specific gene A8 protein-like, which produces MFYVDTNDSLADISALNGERESETNSEGDSSWHDDSDVNDQQSDDDHTEEASTSLGNRKEKGNSEKAKAKVSSGTQKGRRAIAPQAIKGPQASKAPLASEAPQISKACKPSKAPQASKAPQGSKASQASKASQASKTPQVSKACKASKAPQASETPRASKAPDASKAPGASKASQASKAPQASEEPQVSEACKATKEPQATKAPLVSKACKASKAPQASKAPQASEEPQVSEACKGH; this is translated from the exons ATGTTTTATGTGGACACGAATGACTCGCTGGCTGACATCAGTGCATTAAACGGAGAACGCGAGTCAGAAACGAATAGCGAGGGCGACAGTTCATGGCACGACGACAGCGATGTTAACGATCAACAGTCGGATGACGATCACACCGAGGAAGCCTCGACATCTTTGggcaacagaaaagaaaaaggaaattcCGAGAAAGCCAAAGCAAAAGTGAGCTCTGGCACCCAAAAGGGAAGACGTGCAATAG cacctcaagcaatcaAGGGACcacaagcaagcaaagcacctctaGCAAGCGAAGCACCCCAAATAAGCAAAGCATGTAAaccaagcaaagcacctcaagcaagcaaagcaccccaagGAAGCAAAGCATCTCAAGCAAGCAAGGCATCTCAAGCAAGCAAAACACCCCAAGTAAGCAAAGCATgtaaagcaagcaaagcacctcaagcaagcgaAACACCTcgagcaagcaaagcacccgaTGCAAGCAAAGCACCCGGAGCAAGCAAAGCatctcaagcaagcaaagcaccccaagcaagcgAAGAACCCCAAGTAAGCGAAGCATGTAAAGCAACCAAAGAACCTCAAGCAACCAAAGCACCCCTAGTAAGCAAAGCATgtaaagcaagcaaagcacctcaagcaagcaaagcaccccaagcaagcgAAGAACCCCAAGTAAGCGAAGCATGTAaaggtcattaa
- the LOC138053984 gene encoding uncharacterized protein — translation MDGFESFKREKEKKVLELDEGMIFANAERESFKAELQDLHNQVNQLKDEKLYMEVYNRRENLRFFGIEEEAVQKDTKEVLVNFLTKELGIEGASDMEFQRVHRLGKQNPSSGKPRQIIARFLRYPDREEVMANARKLKGKNYGISADLPKEIMERRRKKMQRFKKAKGEGKTAYFSRSEPDKLFIDGVEV, via the coding sequence ATGGACGGGTTTGAGTCCTTTAAAAGagagaaggagaagaaggtTTTGGAGCTCGATGAAGGGATGATCTTTGCAAACGCTGAAAGGGAGTCTTTTAAGGCGGAACTGCAAGATTTACATAATCAGGTCAACCAGCTCAAGGATGAAAAATTGTATATGGAAGTCTACAATCGTCGCGAGAACCTTCGTTTTTTTGGAATCGAAGAAGAAGCCGTACAAAAGGATACTAAAGAAGTTCTAGTCAATTTTTTAACAAAGGAGCTGGGTATAGAAGGCGCGTCTGATATGGAATTCCAAAGAGTTCACCGTCTTGGAAAGCAAAACCCTTCCAGTGGAAAGCCCAGGCAAATCATCGCAAGATTCTTGAGATACCCTGATCGTGAGGAGGTGATGGCTAACGCTAGGAAGTTGAAGGGCAAGAATTATGGAATTTCGGCAGACCTCCCTAAAGAAATAATGGAACGGAGGAGAAAGAAAATGCAGCGTTTTAAGAAAGCTAAAGGGGAGGGTAAGACTGCTTATTTTAGTAGAAGTGAACCAGATAAACTGTTTATTGACGGTGTTGAAGTGTAG